The DNA sequence GAGAAGatatggacctgttggagcaacTCTGGTGGAGGCCCcaccaagatgatcagagggatggagcacctctcttgcaaggaaaggctgagggaattgGGATTGCTCAGCATGCAAAAGGTGTGACCTAGTTGTGACTTTCCAGTACTTGAAGGGAGGCCACAAGAAaaatggagagggacttttcacaagAGCCAGGAGTGACAGGAGGGAATGGCTTCGCCTTGAGAGTAGTGTAGATTAGATATCAGGAGGAAATTGTTTGTTGTGAGTGTGGtcagacactggcacaggttgccaaTAGAATTTGTGGATGCCCCgtgcctggaagtgttcaaggacaggttggatggagccctgagcagtctagtggaagatgtccctgcccatggcaggggggttggagcaaaatgatcttcaaggtcccttccaacccacgccattctatgattccatgatctgCAGGCTTTGCTGCAGGTTCCTAAGAATTCACAGAGCTACACTGGAGACCTCTGATAAAGCAAAGACCTCAGGATGACAGACTGCTGCTGAAGTCAAAAGATTTTTTGAACTCTTGTACATAGGGCTGGCATGGGGAATCAAACAATGAATGTCACTAAATCCTTTTATGGAGACACAGGAGATTAAGGCTGAGCATATGACTGGGAACGTTTCTATTCTCTGTATCAATAGGAGAAAGTCTTGAAGGTgaaaaaagtcaaaaaaaaTCTCCAGTGAAGCAGAGGGAGAGCAGTTTTACACATAAAACAGGCCTTGCTCTGTGATTCTCCACCACTGCCTTTTGAGCTTTTGTCAGCAGACAGCTCATGTTTTGATCTGGTTTAAgtagggagaaaaataaattgtccAAGTATCCCAGGCTTCCCTCAtaagaggcccatgagagagtCCTCGTGAGGCAAGCACATTGTCAGATTCCAGAACATCAGAGTTTAATACACAAAGTGTGAAAGAACAggtgaaattatttatttatgtaatgAGCAGCAATCCTGAGTACTTAGAGATTCTGCTGCCTTTGCTAAGGGATGAGATAAAAATAACGATGTCATTAATCTTACAAAGACATGTGAGCGCTTCTTTCCAGAAATAACTGTTAGGCATAAAATTTCAGGCATTAATCAAAGCGTGCTGAGGCCTAACCTTCCTTAGGATTccaaaaagaaatgtaaagcAACAGGACTGTAAAGCAACACGAACAAAAGAGGCATGTAACCTTTATTCTAAGTGGGTAACTTAGGGGAAAACATGCTCAGGGACAGGTTATTGAATAGTTTAGATTTGCACTGATTCAGCTGGTTTTAGCAAAGCTGCAGCAACTTTTACCCTCTCAGAAGTTGGTCTCTgttgtctggaaaaaaaacaggaagaaagaaGGGCACCACAACATGATATCatgaatatgaaaaaaatacatataaaatattcaaataaaatattctgcAGGAAGTAGCAAAAGAGGCATACCCAttaggaaaggaaaacacaggattaaaaaaaaatgcttaagAGGTTCTTTCAGGAAGGAAAACTAGCAGATGCAGCACAAGGGAATGTAAACTCTGCCCAAACACTGAAAATACGGGCAAGATTCAGGGGGAGaatttaaatacagaaagatatttctttcaaatataGTAGAGATGCAGCACAAGCAAGGATGAATTATATTTGTTTCCCATAAGCCAAGTCCAGGAAGAGATTTCCTAAAAGATGAATCATTTTATCTCAGATCAACAGTCCTGTTGATAAATCTCAAAGTGAGTGATTCACCAAAAAAGAGTATTTCCCAGGGAATGAGTTCTAGCCCTTATTTAGAGCTGCCAAAGGTGTTGCTTAGTGGTCTGGGGATGCAGATAAATTGTCTGTGTCAATTCAAAGTTTGTGCACAGTTGCCATGAGGGGAAGTGTTAGGTCTGCATGTGATTTCCTGAAACAAATCAAACATTTCTGCAGAGGAACCCATAAAAAGCTGCCAGTGCATTAAGGCTGTTTTCTCTCAAAATAGTTGACTGAAACTTTTTGTGCAGATCCAACTGGGTCACAGAACAAAATCCAAAAacaaatgaagagaaatatACCGTGTCTTTAAAAAATCTGACAGAAGAAGCCAAACAATTTTAGCATATTAAAGTAAAACCAAAAGTTGTTTCAGTACAATAAACAGCAACAGAAACTGAGTTCCACGTACAGAGGACACATAAACCTTGGTTGAGCAGTAAAGTCTGCAAGACATTACTGGGGTGATCCCAGTTGGCattaagagaaaaatactgGGCTCATCTGTCACTTTCCAGCAGAGGCACTAACAATCTGTCCAGTACATTCTCCAAAGGCACTTTACTCAGCAGGATCATGCTATGATCTTTCTATGCTAACTATGCTAACTCTTTCCATTCCCAGCTAGAAATGAGCAGAGATCAGGAGGGACAACCATATCCCAGGTAAATTTTACTCTTCCTTATATGCAGAGAAGACCTGCCTCTTTCCATATCTTCAACTGATTTCATGTATTTTATTTGCTTCATGTATTTTATCTGCTATTTATTTTATCACATCAATGAAGGACAACTGGAACCATCACTGAACCACCACTGAACACTGATCCTGGACCATCGTTGTGCCCATCACAGGCATGGCTAACAGCTATCCTTAAATCCTCAGTGCCATCACTTGGGAAGCCCTTGGGTCCTGTATTCCTCCCAAGTGTAATGATGGTGGCACACCTTATGTGAAAAGAAAATCTGCTGGTCCAGTGAGGTCAGCTAATAAACGCAAAGCCCAGCTATTCCCACTGCATACAGCAGCCTCCCATGTGTCCTGGAGAACTGGCATCTCAAAGAGGAAGCCTGGGAGCTGAGTCCTGTTCTGTGTGCTCGTTTTTTAGAGTTGAACTCCACCATAATGTACAGCTCACACTTGACCATCCTTGACAGGCCTCCTCCCAAAGCCTTGCAGAGTCCAGAGGGTGAATGTGTATTTAACTGGTTTATTGTTATTTGAGTCTGGGAGGATGGTGGCCTGAGCTTTGccagtgctggcagagcagctgctcaggCTGTCAGGGACCCGCCAGGAGCCTCGGATCCTCCGGTCACCCCAGGGCTGGCCGCTGACGCAGCGTCTGGCTCTGGCACCGTCGTCTTACGGAGTCATGGGCTTGGCAGGATCCCCTTACACCACTTCAGAATTATGACAGAGATCACTGATCCCTTCGTCGTCAGCAGACGCCTTCAGCCTTCCCTGTTACTGACAGCCATCTCCCAAAGGGACACGCAGCACGCTGGGCCCACCAGCACATGGCCTTAAAATGAGACTGGGGAGATTCAGATTAGacagtggggggaaaaaaaaaaaacattttagggtggtcaggcattgggaTAGGGATAGGTTGGGacaagctgcccagggaggtggttgAGTcaccctggaggtgttcaagaggCGTCTGGACCTGGTGCTGAGTGATGTGGCTTAGCGGTTTAAGGGCAGCAGCGGTGGCACTGGGCTCACAGCTGGACACGACGATCTTAAAGACCTCTTCGAACCTTGACATCCCATGCCAGCGTCACCACCGCCAGCACCTCCATCCCTCCACCGCCCTCCCCTTCCATCCCGGGGGCGGCGCGCATCGctcccgccgccggccgcccctcacggccccgcacggccccgcacggcccctcacggccccgcacggcccctcacggccccgcacggcccctcacggtgccgccgccgccgccgccgcgcggCGGGCGGAGCGGCGGGCCCGGGAGGCGGGTGGTGTGTCCCGCACGTCATATCAGCCGCCCGGCCGCCATTGGCTGCGCCGCCTCACCcgagcggggccgcggccgcccgGGGCTGGCGCGGCGGCTCCCGCGCCCGGCGCTCGCCCCGCCCGCCGGGGAGGGGacgggcggggcggcggcgcggagcGCAGCGGCGGGCCCGGCGCTGCCTGCGGCCGCGGGTAGGTCGGCAGCGGGTAACGTGACATCCGCGGCTCGGGGTTTATAAACCTTACCCGGGGCGCGGGCCGGCGGCGCGCAGCCGGCAGGGAGGCGGCGGAGCGGCGCAGCTTCCCCCAGCCCATCCTACCCCGAGGTGAGCGGGACCCGCGGCCCGGATGCCCGGGGGGCGGAGGTGGgacgggccccggcagggagcgaaccagaggggctgtggagggTGGCGGGCCGGGGTCCGTGCCCTCCCGTGCCCTGCCCGCATCCCCCGGAGCGCGGGCGGTGCTGGAGGATGCGGCGGTGCGTGTCGGCGCGGAGGGAGGCGCCGGGCTGACCCGTTGCTGGGAGCTTTAGTAGCGTGTGTGTTTCAGGACTCCGGAGAAGCCAATgcccaggctggagagctgcgCCTGGAGCTGTTCCTGCACTGCCCGGGGGAGGCACAGGAGCCAGCTGGGGGACACGGCGGCGGGGCTGGCCGCCAAGGTGGGCGAGATGCTGAGCTCCTCGGTGTCCAGCCCCCCGCTGGCGCTGGTGGGGCGCGGAGCTcgcagccccagcacctccagcgccagcagcagcgccagcagcaCCGGCAGCACCTTGAACTGGAGTCAGCACCTGGTGCAGCGGAGCGTGGTGCTCTTCGTCGTGGGTGCTTTCATGGCCCTGGTGCTGAACTTGCTGCAGATCCAGCGGAATGTGACTTTGTTCCCCGACGAAGTGATTTCCACTCTCTTCTCCTCCGCCTGGTGGGTGCCCCCGTGCTGCGGCACAGCAGCAGGTGAGTCGCTGAGCGGTTTGGGTTTTCCTCACCCTCTCGCGGAGGAGGAGAGGCGCTGGGGCTGAATGCGGGACCCGTGCGCGTGGGAGCCCCGCATCTCCATCCGACAGCGAGCGATGCTCGCCCGGCGCTGTCCCCGCGGGAGGGCTGCCCGCGCGGTGCGGGGGCTGGTTTTGAGCCGGTGCGCTCTGGACACGGGTGAAGGGGGTTTTCCCCCGGCTGCCCGCGGGGCTcgggcccggcgctgcccgcggcgctcccgccgggcccggcgccgcgcGCGGCCGcctgccggccccgccccccgccgcccaTTGGCTGCCGCCGAACTGGTGAGTGGCGGGCGGCGCTCGCCATTGGCTGCGGCCGCGACTGGCCACGGGCTGGGCCACAACAAGGAAGTCACGTGCGGCGGCGCGCGCGGCCCTGTCACCGGCCCGGGCCCTGTCACCGGTCTGATCCCCACCGAGCCCTGTCACCGGCCCGACCCTCACCTCTGTCACCGGCCCGGGTCCTGTCACCGGCCTGATCCCCACCGAGCCCTGTCAccggcccgggccccgccgaGCCCTGTCAGTCACCGGTCTGATCCCCGCCGAGCCCTGTCACCGGCCCGACCCTCACCTCTGTCACCGGCCCGGGCCCCATCTCTGTCACCGGCCCCATCCTCTCCGAGCCCCGCCGAGCCCTGTCACCGGCCCCGGCCCTGTCACCGGCCCGAGCCCTGTCACCGGCCCTTCTACTGTAATTTCATTGCCGAAGCTTCGAATTCGCTCTCAGATATCGGTGTACAAACGTGCTTGTGGTACTCCTGCTAAAAGTCCGTAAGTTAGATGCTTTATTGCGTGTTATCCAGTGACTTCAAATAACACGGTGGTGTTCTGCAGGACAATACATGGTGTGTGATAGTTTGAAAAGTCACCGGCCTGACCCCCACTGACCCTGTCACCGGCCTGGCCCCTGCCCGGTGCCCACtgcccctgctgtccctgtcccctgtctgtcccctgtctgtcccctgcctgcccctTGCCCGCTGCCCCATCACCTGCTTGCTCTCAGCGCcttgcctgctgctcctgtcacCTCGCCGTGCCCcgtctcctgtccctgtcacctgcctggcccctgcctgctgtccctgcctgtcacTGCCTGTCCCTTGCccactgctgggctcaggccacGGTGGGGTTGTCACAGCTGGCACATACTTTGTGGTTTATCTTTCATGACCCCCCAGTCCCTGTCTAGACAAAGTTTTGGCGAAGGGTTGGAGGATTAAAAAGGAGTTAAAGTTTGGGGAATAGACCCACTGTAATAGTTTTTAATTTGCATTGAAAATACTTCAAACAACTCCTCCATATTTGTGTTTGATGCAGTTATGTGATGTCTGTATCACACAGAGAAGGGGGTATGAATGATAAACCATAAACTTGAATGAATAATGAACTGTGTTCACTAATGGATGAACATTAAAGGATGGTTAAAGGATGAACATTAAAGGTTCATTAAAGGCTGGCCTGGGATGTTCTCCAGTGAGAGTTCTCACAGTTGGATTAAACTTTGGAATTTAGCTGTTATCGTAGGGAAAGAGTCCTGGTAGCTGGCATCAGAGTAATGAAGCTGTTTCAGAACACAACTGTCTTGGAATAGCATGTTTTTCTGGCCTTCTTAACATAGCATTTATTACTCTTAGGAGtttaaggattaaaaaaaaaagacagagagcaggaaaggaaatttATAAACATAGAAGTTGCACTCAGTAAAGGCAGAATGTCTGACCCTGGAGTTGATGACAACTCAGGGAGTTGCAATCCCTAGAAGAATGAAACTCTGGTGTTCTTGCCAAGAACTGAGCTAGCACTAGCTtatgtttttcttctgcaaCCAACTTGCAGACTGATAAAGGCTGAAAAATGCTTTATGGAGATAAAAACTTTGTCTGGTTAATTGTATGAGTAGTTATTTTTCCCTGATATAAATAGACTGATGGCAGCTGCTTGTTTAAGTTCAGCTCAGCTTCTGTTTGGTATCAAAATTCATCTGACATGGCCAGGAGCCCTGGGCTGACTTACAGCCCAGcagaaggagagaaagcagcTCTGCTAATAAACTTTTAAGTCCAGGCAAATATTTAATTCAGGGCCTGATTCACAGCTGATGAATCATGTTCATAAAGCTGTCAGCCCTGCACGTGAGCAATGAACACAGATTCCACTCCTCGCAAAGCTTTTATTGTGCTTTGCTTTTATTGGTACAAGCTTTGCTCAGGATGTCAAATGACAAATCTCTTTAAACAAAAGGAGCTTCAAGCCAGGTACCTTAACAATGCAATATATATTTAAAGGTTCAAAGAGCAGGGTTTTTACTTCTTTAAAGTAGAAAAGGCAGGTAATAACTGTGTTTTCTCCATCAGGCTCACAGCAGCGCGATGAGCACCTGGCTGCTTTCTCAAGCACTTACATGCCAAGCTAATACTTAGTGGTAGTGGAGTGATCCTTGCCTGGCAGCTGGTACAAGTGGTGTTCCTTCTCTTGCAGCTGTGGTTGGCCTGCTGTACCCCTGCATCGACAGCCACCTCGGGGAGCCCCACAAGTTCAAGCGGGAGTGGGCCAGCGTCATGCGCTGCATCGCCGTCTTCGTGGGCATCAACCACGCCAGTGCTGTAtccttcagctgctgtttgctccctGTGCTTGCTCCCTGCTCAGCAAGCTGTCTGTGCCTctcggggctgggggaggaTTGCCCAGGTAAAGGTGGTGCTCTGTGAGACCTGCAGTGGCTACTGTAAGATGTGTAACACAGCTAAAGTGTTATGGGAGGGGAGAGAGGGGTTGACATCGTGGTATGTCTTGTGTAACTGCAAGCATGACAGTGTAAGCTGTGTTGTTTTAGCCTACATCTAAAAGTTAACACAACTAACTAGTGATGTGCTAGTGAGAAGCACAAAATAAAAGTGTTCTTTATGTTAAAAATATGGTGGCTTGAGCAGAAAACCTGGGTAATCCAGCTCACTTAGGTTACTTGAGACAAAAATCCATCAAAGgtaaatgtttcaaaatgtaGCATATTCTCTAGACGCTCAGTGTGACAAAAATTGATGTTGACTTTGCAGTCATGCTCCAGTCAGAGTTAACAAGAGCTATGATTGCTTGGCAGATCTGAAAACTAAATCCTAAATGTTTTGTGTTTAAAGACAGAATTGTGCTTACTTTCAGTTTGAGTTCTCCCGTGTTCAGTTTCAGCAACAGGATGTCTGCAGACTTAAAAAGGATTGTCCTTAACATCTTTTTCCAGAAACTAGACTTTGCAAACAACATCCAGCTGTCCCTGACTCTGGCAGCCTTGTCACTGGGGCTTTGGTGGACATTTGATCGTTCAAGAAGTGGTCTCGGACTTGGAATAACAATAGCCTTTGTAGCAACACTGATAACCCAGTTTCTTGTATATAATGGTGTTTATCAGTAAGTTAGCTTCTCAAATACTATTTCAATTCTTTTGTCTTAACTAAAAGCATGGGTGCACATGAACTGGAATTAGTTGTTGATATATTTGGCACATTCTTGTAAGAAGTTCTGTGTGTCTAAGGTAGTGGTCCAGTTGTTCCAAATGCCCAGACTGAGAACTGTGGGTGGGAGGTGGGGAGCATTGGGATTGGGATGTGTGTTGAAATGGTAACACCTCAGAAAACTGGACTCCTACTGGCTCTCAGCAGAGTGAATTTCTAAACTTTGCTAGCTAGAACAAGGGGGTTTAGAAGCTTATGAAGTTTACAGACTTAATTTGGTCTCCCGGTTTCCATCTCCTCTGTTGctacttttttgtttgtttgtttaagcCCAGAGAGAGAATTCTGTAGCATCTGGTTAAGAGTATGCAAGATGATGAAAGTTACTTGTCTCTAACTTTCTAACTTACTCCCTTTTCTTCACCAGGTATACATCCCCAGATTTCCTTTACATTCG is a window from the Passer domesticus isolate bPasDom1 chromosome 1, bPasDom1.hap1, whole genome shotgun sequence genome containing:
- the INSIG1 gene encoding insulin-induced gene 1 protein, with the protein product MPRLESCAWSCSCTARGRHRSQLGDTAAGLAAKVGEMLSSSVSSPPLALVGRGARSPSTSSASSSASSTGSTLNWSQHLVQRSVVLFVVGAFMALVLNLLQIQRNVTLFPDEVISTLFSSAWWVPPCCGTAAAVVGLLYPCIDSHLGEPHKFKREWASVMRCIAVFVGINHASAKLDFANNIQLSLTLAALSLGLWWTFDRSRSGLGLGITIAFVATLITQFLVYNGVYQYTSPDFLYIRSWLPCIFFSGGVTVGNIGRQLAMGIPEKPHND